A single Mytilus trossulus isolate FHL-02 chromosome 12, PNRI_Mtr1.1.1.hap1, whole genome shotgun sequence DNA region contains:
- the LOC134692183 gene encoding uncharacterized protein LOC134692183, producing MVRAEHCTQIEMVHTEQADIEYRFKIKQDKDSEKIHMMKKQIHELSEVKLANQHLKQQLGEMGLLQKQIQKDHEAETVELKMSLEHDKAQYMKEVHQLTKMVLTEYHSEIESMKEQQADIECRFKEKQDRLRGTTFLLVVIRSDFN from the exons ATGGTCCGTGCTGAACATTGCACACAAATAGAAATGGTCCATACTGAACAAGCGGACATAGAATATcgattcaaaataaaacaagataaaGACTCCGAG aaaattcatatgatgaaaaaaCAGATCCATGAATTAAGTGAAGTTAAACTAGCTAATCAACATCTGAAACAGCAGCTTGGAGAAATGGGATTGTTGCAAAAACAAATCCAGAAAGACCATGAGGCAGAG ACAGTTGAATTAAAGATGTCCCTGGAACACGACAAAGCTCAGTACATGAAGGAGGTCCATCAACTGACAAAAATGGTCCTTACTGAATATCACAGTGAAATAGAATCAATGAAGGAACAACAAGCTGACATAGAATGCAGATTCAAAGAAAAACAAGATAGACTCAGAGGTACCACATTCCTTCTTGTTGTTATAAGATCTGATTTTAACTGA